A window of the Paenibacillus woosongensis genome harbors these coding sequences:
- the ileS gene encoding isoleucine--tRNA ligase, producing MRKVDVKEPARARDQRILAKWKQENTFKRSMENREGRPNYVFYEGPPTANGAPHIGHVLGRVIKDFIGRYQTMNGYRVVRKAGWDTHGLPVELGVEKQLGISGKQEIEKYGVEKFVKKCKDSVFEYEKQWRELTEGIAYWTDLDNPYITLQNSYIESVWNILSTIHQKGLLYRGHRVSPYCPCCQTTLSSHEVAQGYEDVKDLSATAKFKLKDSGEYVLAWTTTPWTLPSHVALAVNPELEYVRAKQDDGVYIVAKNLADDVLKGEFEILSTLKGAELVGKSYTPPFNYVSPENGLVILGADFVTDASGTGIVHMAPAHGEDDYRVCRENKVEFVSVVNSQGRYTDEVTEFAGRFVKDCDLDIVKWLSERGLLYSKEKYEHSYPFCWRCKSPLLYYAMESWFIETTAVKDQLIANNNNVQWYPSHIREGRFGKFLEDLVDWNISRNRYWGTPLNVWVCSSCKGEYAPSSHKDLRDNAVGHVSEDLELHKPYVDEVKLHCPHCDGGIMERTSEVIDVWFDSGSMPFAQYHYPFGDQKVFEEQYPADMICEGIDQTRGWFYSLLAVSTLFNGKAPYKAVISTGHILDENGQKMSKSKGNVIDPWDIINEFGADAFRWALLSDSAPWNSKRFSKGIVAEAKSKVVDTLVNTHSFLTLYAAIDGFKPEEHEFRPSKSKLDRWILSRLNSLIQVVSKGLAVNDFLNPAKAIEGFIDELSNWYIRRSRDRFWGSGLGEDKVSAYQTLINVLLTLSKLMAPYTPLLAEDIYTNLGGGESVHLDDYPKADEALIDEKLEKDMEAARQIVELARNVRNETGIKTRQPLTSLIVSMDHDFAVSEYEGIIKDEINVKQIELETSDSGFVDFTLKLNLKVAGKKYGKNVGFLQGFLKGLAPEDTRRAVESGAIHVTSPEGEELQITADELLIDKQAKPGFASASGYGITVALNTDITPELEQEGWVREVVRAVQDTRKKLDLPIEKRVHLVLDVDEELKAAIEAFEQVLRDNVLITDVTFGKPEGEAEIADLGTKKIGIQIKG from the coding sequence ATGAGAAAAGTAGATGTCAAAGAACCAGCGCGCGCCCGCGATCAGCGTATCCTGGCCAAATGGAAGCAGGAAAATACGTTCAAACGCAGCATGGAAAACCGTGAAGGCCGCCCGAACTATGTATTCTATGAAGGCCCGCCTACCGCAAACGGCGCTCCGCATATCGGCCACGTTCTAGGCCGTGTAATCAAGGACTTTATCGGCCGTTATCAGACGATGAACGGCTACCGCGTGGTCCGCAAAGCCGGCTGGGATACACACGGATTGCCGGTTGAGCTTGGCGTCGAGAAGCAGCTCGGCATTTCCGGCAAGCAGGAAATCGAGAAATACGGTGTCGAGAAGTTCGTGAAGAAGTGTAAGGATAGCGTGTTCGAATACGAGAAGCAATGGCGTGAATTGACGGAAGGGATCGCCTACTGGACTGATCTCGATAATCCGTATATCACCTTGCAAAATTCGTATATCGAAAGTGTGTGGAATATTTTGTCCACCATTCACCAGAAGGGGCTGCTGTACCGCGGTCATCGCGTAAGCCCGTACTGCCCGTGCTGCCAAACGACGCTCAGCTCCCATGAGGTTGCTCAAGGCTATGAAGACGTCAAGGATTTGAGCGCTACGGCGAAGTTCAAGCTTAAGGACAGCGGCGAATATGTGCTTGCCTGGACGACGACGCCTTGGACGCTACCTTCGCACGTGGCCCTAGCCGTGAATCCGGAATTGGAATACGTTCGTGCGAAGCAGGACGACGGCGTTTATATCGTTGCCAAAAATCTGGCGGACGACGTGCTCAAAGGCGAATTCGAGATCTTGTCCACGTTAAAGGGAGCCGAGCTTGTTGGCAAGTCCTATACTCCGCCATTTAACTACGTTTCGCCGGAGAACGGACTCGTCATACTTGGCGCAGACTTCGTCACGGATGCGAGCGGTACAGGGATCGTTCATATGGCCCCTGCTCATGGCGAAGACGACTATAGAGTGTGCCGCGAGAATAAGGTGGAATTCGTCAGCGTCGTCAACTCGCAAGGACGCTATACGGACGAGGTAACAGAATTTGCTGGCCGCTTCGTGAAGGACTGCGATCTCGACATCGTCAAATGGCTCTCGGAACGAGGACTGCTGTATTCTAAAGAGAAATACGAGCACAGCTATCCATTCTGCTGGCGCTGTAAATCACCGCTGCTCTACTATGCGATGGAGAGCTGGTTTATTGAGACGACCGCGGTCAAGGATCAACTAATCGCCAACAACAATAACGTGCAATGGTATCCGAGTCATATCCGCGAAGGCCGCTTTGGCAAGTTCCTCGAAGATCTGGTTGATTGGAACATCAGCCGCAACCGTTACTGGGGCACCCCGCTGAACGTCTGGGTGTGCAGCTCCTGTAAGGGCGAATACGCTCCTTCGAGCCATAAGGATTTGCGCGACAATGCCGTTGGTCATGTATCCGAGGATCTTGAGCTGCACAAGCCTTACGTGGATGAGGTGAAGCTCCATTGCCCGCACTGCGACGGCGGAATCATGGAGCGCACATCCGAGGTGATCGACGTCTGGTTCGATAGCGGCTCGATGCCTTTCGCCCAGTATCATTACCCGTTCGGCGATCAAAAAGTATTCGAGGAGCAGTACCCGGCCGATATGATTTGCGAAGGGATCGATCAGACACGCGGCTGGTTCTACAGCTTGCTTGCTGTATCGACGCTCTTTAATGGCAAGGCACCTTATAAGGCCGTGATTTCGACGGGGCATATTCTTGACGAGAATGGACAGAAGATGTCTAAATCCAAGGGGAACGTCATCGATCCTTGGGATATCATCAATGAATTCGGAGCGGATGCTTTCCGGTGGGCCTTGCTGTCCGACAGCGCGCCATGGAACAGCAAGCGTTTCTCGAAGGGCATCGTGGCTGAGGCGAAATCCAAAGTTGTGGACACGCTGGTGAACACGCACTCTTTCTTGACGCTATATGCGGCAATCGACGGATTCAAGCCGGAGGAGCATGAATTCCGCCCTTCGAAGAGCAAGCTGGACCGCTGGATTCTATCCAGACTGAATAGCTTGATCCAGGTTGTAAGCAAAGGACTTGCCGTGAACGATTTCCTGAACCCGGCCAAAGCGATCGAAGGCTTTATCGATGAGCTGAGCAACTGGTATATCCGCCGTTCGCGCGACCGTTTCTGGGGTAGCGGTCTCGGAGAGGATAAAGTATCCGCTTATCAGACCCTAATCAACGTGCTGCTGACGCTTTCCAAGCTGATGGCGCCATACACGCCGCTATTGGCAGAGGATATTTATACGAATCTTGGCGGTGGCGAGAGCGTGCATTTGGATGATTATCCGAAGGCTGACGAAGCGCTGATCGACGAGAAGCTGGAGAAGGATATGGAGGCAGCACGTCAGATCGTCGAACTGGCCCGCAACGTACGGAATGAGACCGGAATCAAAACACGCCAGCCGCTGACGAGCCTGATCGTCTCAATGGATCACGATTTTGCGGTGAGCGAATACGAGGGAATTATCAAGGACGAGATTAACGTCAAGCAAATTGAACTGGAGACAAGCGACAGCGGATTCGTCGATTTTACGCTGAAGCTGAACTTGAAAGTCGCTGGTAAGAAATACGGCAAAAACGTAGGATTCCTGCAAGGCTTTCTAAAAGGACTGGCGCCAGAGGATACCCGCCGGGCAGTAGAAAGCGGAGCGATCCATGTTACTTCTCCGGAAGGGGAAGAGCTGCAGATTACGGCGGATGAGCTGCTGATCGACAAGCAGGCGAAGCCTGGCTTTGCTTCCGCATCAGGTTATGGCATTACGGTAGCACTGAACACCGATATTACGCCGGAGCTTGAGCAGGAGGGCTGGGTGCGCGAGGTCGTTCGGGCCGTACAGGATACCCGCAAGAAGCTGGATCTGCCGATCGAGAAGCGAGTGCATCTGGTCCTTGATGTGGACGAGGAGCTGAAAGCGGCGATCGAGGCATTTGAACAGGTGCTTCGCGATAACGTCCTGATCACAGATGTAACGTTTGGCAAGCCAGAAGGCGAAGCTGAAATTGCGGATCTCGGCACGAAGAAGATCGGAATCCAAATCAAGGGCTAA
- a CDS encoding DivIVA domain-containing protein, producing MPLTPLDIHNKEFSRRIRGYDEDEVNEFLDQVIKDYEIVIRENKELQSQLLAVQERLDHFANIEETLSKTIIVAQEAADEVKNNAKKEAQLIVKEAEKNADRIVNESLAKSRKIAMEVEELKKQASIYRARFRTLVEAQLDLLSHDGWESLEDRERLEDRDRERDREIKEIY from the coding sequence ATGCCATTAACGCCGCTGGATATACATAATAAAGAATTCTCCAGACGTATTCGCGGTTACGATGAAGATGAAGTCAATGAATTTCTTGATCAGGTGATCAAAGATTACGAGATCGTGATCCGTGAGAACAAGGAGCTCCAGAGCCAGCTGCTGGCCGTACAGGAGCGGTTGGATCATTTTGCAAATATTGAAGAAACACTCAGCAAGACGATCATCGTGGCGCAGGAAGCGGCGGATGAAGTGAAGAACAACGCCAAGAAGGAAGCGCAGCTCATCGTAAAGGAAGCTGAGAAGAACGCCGATCGGATCGTCAATGAATCGCTCGCGAAATCGCGCAAGATCGCGATGGAAGTCGAGGAACTGAAGAAGCAGGCTTCGATTTATCGCGCCCGTTTCCGTACGCTGGTCGAGGCCCAGCTCGATCTGCTCAGCCATGACGGCTGGGAGTCGCTTGAAGACCGTGAACGCCTTGAGGATCGCGACCGTGAACGCGACCGTGAAATTAAGGAGATTTACTAA
- a CDS encoding RNA-binding protein: MRSNIHEHFLPEERPFVDRAWEWVVNAGDYHEAKLSDFLDPRQCHIVESLANRHADVRIRLDGGFPEAERKRALIAPDYREIEAEPMNMKVLSITSDDQKLASLQHGDYLGAILGLGLKRDKIGDIHVREDGCHVIVAEEISAFLDMNLRQVHRVSVATEVLGLEALRTADAVLEPLDITVASLRLDGIASDVFRLSRSKIVVPIKAGRCRVNWKTEEDPSKPLKPGDIVALQGFGRFKVLEADGMTKKGRHRVRIGKFV; encoded by the coding sequence ATGCGGTCTAACATCCATGAACATTTTCTCCCGGAAGAGCGCCCGTTCGTTGACCGGGCCTGGGAGTGGGTTGTGAATGCAGGGGATTATCATGAAGCGAAATTAAGCGACTTCCTGGACCCGCGGCAATGCCACATCGTGGAGAGCCTGGCGAATCGCCATGCCGATGTCCGCATCCGGTTGGATGGCGGGTTCCCGGAGGCGGAACGGAAGCGGGCGCTGATCGCACCCGATTACCGGGAAATTGAGGCGGAGCCGATGAACATGAAGGTGCTCAGCATCACGTCGGATGACCAGAAGCTGGCTTCGCTTCAGCACGGCGATTATTTGGGAGCCATTCTGGGGCTCGGGCTCAAAAGGGATAAAATCGGCGACATTCATGTCCGTGAAGACGGATGCCATGTCATTGTGGCCGAGGAAATCTCCGCCTTTTTGGATATGAATTTGCGCCAGGTGCACCGGGTGAGCGTGGCGACCGAGGTGCTGGGACTCGAGGCGCTTAGAACGGCAGATGCTGTGCTGGAGCCGCTGGATATCACGGTGGCTTCTTTACGTTTGGACGGGATCGCAAGCGACGTGTTCCGTTTGAGCCGGAGCAAAATCGTCGTGCCAATCAAGGCGGGCCGCTGCCGGGTGAACTGGAAGACGGAGGAGGATCCGTCCAAACCGTTAAAACCAGGCGACATTGTAGCGCTCCAAGGATTCGGCAGATTCAAGGTGTTGGAGGCGGACGGCATGACGAAAAAGGGCAGACACCGTGTCCGAATTGGTAAATTTGTGTGA
- a CDS encoding YggT family protein codes for MILIYILMSWVPNARESFIGELLGKVVEPFLAPFRRFIPPIMGMIDISPIVAIFVLRMAVFGLIGVLSYVLG; via the coding sequence ATGATTTTGATTTATATTTTGATGTCATGGGTGCCAAACGCCCGTGAGAGCTTTATTGGAGAACTGCTTGGCAAGGTGGTCGAGCCCTTTTTGGCCCCGTTCAGACGCTTTATTCCGCCGATTATGGGTATGATCGACATTTCGCCGATCGTCGCTATTTTCGTACTGCGGATGGCCGTTTTCGGCTTGATTGGCGTGCTGAGCTACGTGCTGGGGTAA
- a CDS encoding cell division protein SepF produces the protein MGVMNRFMNFLGLQEEEEIVEREKLQEQEEAEFEAPSFEARRNQKLNNVVSIHSQKNVKVILYEPRSYDEAQEIADHLRSHRSVVVNLQRVRNDQAMRIIDFLSGTIYALSGSISKIGGNIFLCTPDTVEIQGSITEILTEEHEYNRMR, from the coding sequence ATGGGTGTTATGAATCGGTTTATGAATTTTCTGGGCCTTCAGGAAGAAGAAGAAATCGTGGAGCGCGAGAAGCTTCAGGAGCAAGAGGAAGCCGAGTTTGAAGCTCCTAGCTTCGAGGCTCGGCGGAATCAGAAATTGAACAATGTAGTCAGTATCCATTCCCAGAAGAACGTGAAGGTTATCCTGTATGAGCCGCGTTCTTACGATGAGGCGCAGGAAATCGCGGATCATTTGCGCTCGCACCGGTCTGTCGTCGTGAACCTGCAAAGGGTCCGCAACGATCAGGCGATGCGCATTATTGATTTTCTCAGCGGCACGATCTATGCGCTCAGCGGCAGCATTTCCAAAATCGGCGGCAACATATTTCTCTGTACCCCGGATACAGTAGAAATACAAGGCTCGATTACGGAAATTCTGACCGAAGAACACGAATATAACAGAATGAGGTGA
- a CDS encoding YggS family pyridoxal phosphate-dependent enzyme: protein MSLKDRIQQVEHRIQAACERSGRRRDDVNVVAVTKYVGLETTGLLLDEGIVHIGENRPQNAVPKWEALEGRGVWHFIGHLQTNKVRDVIGKFQYIHSLDRLSLAKELEKRAAAQGITVSAFLQVNVSGETSKHGVSPEEAADLLREIASYPHIRIIGLMTMAPIEDDPELTRPVFRGLRELRDRLNAQKITKEPLTELSMGMSGDFEVAIEEGATWVRLGTILVGKGEEM from the coding sequence TTGTCGCTCAAAGATCGGATACAGCAGGTGGAACACCGCATCCAAGCAGCTTGCGAACGAAGCGGCCGCCGGCGGGACGACGTCAACGTCGTCGCAGTGACGAAGTATGTAGGCCTGGAGACGACAGGCTTGCTGCTGGATGAAGGCATCGTTCATATCGGCGAGAACCGTCCGCAGAACGCGGTTCCTAAATGGGAGGCGCTGGAAGGACGGGGAGTATGGCATTTCATCGGCCATTTGCAGACCAATAAAGTAAGGGACGTCATTGGCAAATTTCAATATATTCATTCCTTGGATCGTCTGTCCTTAGCCAAGGAGCTAGAGAAGAGGGCAGCAGCTCAAGGGATTACCGTTTCTGCGTTTCTGCAGGTGAACGTATCCGGGGAAACGTCCAAGCATGGAGTTAGCCCTGAAGAGGCGGCTGATTTGCTGAGGGAAATCGCCTCTTATCCTCACATCAGAATAATTGGACTTATGACTATGGCGCCGATCGAGGATGACCCGGAGCTGACACGGCCGGTATTCCGGGGACTCCGCGAGCTAAGGGATCGGCTGAATGCCCAGAAAATTACGAAGGAACCGTTAACCGAGCTGTCGATGGGGATGTCGGGAGATTTTGAAGTAGCGATTGAGGAAGGAGCGACATGGGTTCGCTTGGGTACAATTCTAGTAGGGAAAGGGGAGGAGATGTAA
- the pgeF gene encoding peptidoglycan editing factor PgeF, with amino-acid sequence MEPFKRKAIERNGQPETFMLESWNGMLPGLSAGFSGRNGGVGSSPYDSLNLAYHVGDDQAAVLDNRIILAEFLDFEPGQWTCGEQVHGTHVAIVKHSDTGKGYLDRESAFQNTDGLVTNVRGVLLTSFYADCVPLYFLDPVQGAVGLAHAGWKGTVGHIAAAVIETMEREYGSRREDIRAAIGPSIGECCYEVDEAVMSKVRAGLPAGETVAAFTAPSVNPDRCMLNLKELNRIIMIKAGILPTHIECTTWCTSCHPDKFFSYRKQNGVTGRMASWIGMKER; translated from the coding sequence ATGGAGCCGTTTAAACGGAAAGCTATAGAAAGGAATGGCCAGCCCGAAACGTTTATGCTGGAGAGCTGGAACGGCATGCTGCCCGGATTAAGCGCCGGCTTTAGCGGCCGAAATGGCGGGGTAGGCAGCTCCCCTTACGATTCGCTGAACCTGGCCTACCATGTCGGCGATGATCAGGCCGCTGTGCTGGATAACCGCATCATCCTGGCGGAGTTTCTGGACTTTGAGCCCGGGCAGTGGACCTGCGGCGAGCAGGTTCATGGGACGCATGTTGCTATAGTGAAGCATTCCGATACAGGCAAAGGTTATTTGGATCGGGAAAGCGCCTTTCAGAATACGGACGGTCTAGTAACCAACGTTCGCGGAGTTTTGCTGACCTCGTTTTATGCCGATTGTGTTCCGCTCTACTTCCTTGACCCAGTCCAGGGAGCTGTAGGATTGGCTCATGCCGGCTGGAAAGGCACGGTAGGTCATATCGCAGCCGCGGTCATAGAGACGATGGAGAGAGAGTATGGAAGCCGTAGAGAGGATATTCGGGCGGCCATCGGACCGTCAATCGGGGAATGCTGCTACGAGGTCGATGAAGCGGTCATGTCCAAGGTGAGAGCCGGGCTTCCCGCAGGCGAGACGGTCGCTGCGTTCACAGCGCCGTCCGTTAATCCGGACCGATGCATGCTGAACTTGAAAGAATTGAATCGAATCATTATGATAAAAGCAGGAATATTGCCGACTCATATCGAATGTACAACATGGTGTACAAGCTGCCATCCCGATAAGTTCTTCTCTTATCGCAAACAGAACGGAGTAACCGGCAGGATGGCCAGCTGGATTGGCATGAAAGAGAGGTGA
- a CDS encoding YlmC/YmxH family sporulation protein: MKISDFQTKDVINVVDGKRLGHISDLELDLQQGVIEAIVVPVNTKFMGLFGGGSDLIIPWKNIVKIGSDVVLVKMDGLAQSGVQQFETTVYIDRDGRAERRG; encoded by the coding sequence ATGAAAATATCTGATTTTCAAACGAAGGATGTCATCAATGTCGTTGACGGCAAAAGGCTGGGGCATATTAGCGATTTAGAGCTTGATCTGCAGCAGGGTGTCATTGAAGCCATCGTGGTTCCGGTCAATACGAAATTTATGGGCTTGTTTGGGGGAGGGAGCGATCTCATTATTCCCTGGAAAAACATCGTGAAGATCGGTTCAGACGTCGTATTGGTCAAAATGGACGGCTTGGCCCAAAGCGGCGTCCAGCAATTTGAGACGACTGTCTATATCGACCGGGACGGGAGAGCAGAACGCCGAGGCTAG
- the sigG gene encoding RNA polymerase sporulation sigma factor SigG — MTRNKVEICGVDTAKLPVLTNVEMRELFRSLQQDNERSAREKLVNGNLRLVLSVIQRFNNRGEFVDDLFQVGCIGLMKAIDNFDLSQNVKFSTYAVPMIIGEIRRYLRDNNPIRVSRSLRDIAYKALQMRDSLTNQNSREPTIFEISEALGLPKEDVVFALDAIQDPVSLFEPIYHDGGDPIYVMDQISDDKNKDVSWIEEIALREAMQRLNRREKMILSMRFFEGKTQMEVADEIGISQAQVSRLEKSAILQMQKHVKS; from the coding sequence ATGACCCGAAACAAAGTCGAGATTTGCGGTGTAGACACTGCAAAATTGCCCGTTCTAACCAATGTGGAAATGCGCGAGTTGTTCCGCTCCCTGCAGCAGGACAATGAAAGATCAGCCAGAGAAAAGTTAGTGAATGGCAACCTTAGGCTAGTGCTGAGTGTCATCCAGCGATTCAACAATCGGGGGGAGTTTGTAGACGATTTATTTCAAGTCGGCTGCATTGGACTCATGAAAGCCATCGATAATTTCGATTTATCGCAGAACGTTAAATTCTCTACCTATGCCGTACCCATGATCATCGGGGAAATCCGGCGGTATTTAAGGGATAACAATCCGATCCGGGTATCCCGCAGCCTGCGCGACATTGCGTATAAGGCGCTGCAAATGCGCGACAGTCTGACCAACCAGAATTCGCGGGAGCCAACGATCTTCGAAATTTCCGAAGCGCTAGGTTTGCCGAAGGAGGATGTGGTATTTGCCCTGGATGCCATCCAGGATCCAGTCTCTTTGTTTGAACCCATTTACCATGACGGCGGCGATCCGATCTATGTTATGGATCAAATTAGCGACGATAAGAACAAGGATGTATCCTGGATCGAAGAGATCGCCTTGCGTGAGGCGATGCAGCGGCTGAACCGCCGCGAGAAGATGATTCTATCGATGCGATTCTTCGAAGGAAAGACGCAAATGGAGGTCGCCGATGAAATTGGCATCTCTCAGGCGCAAGTTTCGAGGCTTGAGAAATCCGCTATTTTACAAATGCAGAAGCACGTTAAGTCTTAA
- the sigE gene encoding RNA polymerase sporulation sigma factor SigE → MRVRWKLMLQLQYYRLLFLFGLKSEEIYYIGGSEALPPPLTREEEEYLLQRLSSGDSAIRAMLIERNLRLVVYIARKFENTGINIEDLVSIGAIGLIKAVNTFDPEKKIKLATYASRCIENEILMYLRRNSKIRTEVSFDEPLNIDWDGNELLLSDVLGTENDTIYRNIEEQVDRKLLHKALDKLSERERLIMELRFGLVDGDEKTQKDVADLLGISQSYISRLEKRIIKRLRKEFNKMV, encoded by the coding sequence ATGCGTGTTAGATGGAAGTTGATGCTGCAATTACAATATTATCGGCTGTTGTTCCTGTTCGGGCTCAAAAGCGAGGAAATCTACTATATCGGGGGGAGCGAGGCGCTGCCGCCTCCTTTGACGAGGGAAGAAGAAGAATATTTGCTGCAGCGCCTTTCCTCGGGAGATTCCGCAATTCGAGCCATGCTCATCGAACGAAATCTGCGTCTGGTTGTTTACATCGCCCGGAAATTTGAAAATACCGGAATCAACATTGAAGATCTCGTGTCGATCGGGGCCATCGGACTGATCAAAGCCGTTAATACGTTCGATCCAGAGAAGAAGATTAAGCTGGCAACGTATGCTTCCCGCTGCATCGAGAATGAAATATTAATGTATTTACGGCGCAACAGCAAAATACGCACAGAAGTATCTTTCGACGAACCGCTCAACATTGATTGGGACGGCAATGAGCTTCTGCTCTCCGACGTGCTTGGCACGGAGAATGATACGATTTACCGCAATATCGAGGAACAGGTCGACCGCAAGCTGCTGCACAAAGCGCTTGATAAGCTGAGCGAGCGGGAGCGACTGATTATGGAGCTGCGCTTCGGCCTCGTTGACGGCGATGAGAAGACGCAGAAGGACGTGGCTGACTTGCTGGGAATATCGCAATCTTACATTTCCCGGCTGGAAAAGAGGATCATCAAACGTCTCCGCAAGGAGTTCAATAAGATGGTCTAG
- the spoIIGA gene encoding sigma-E processing peptidase SpoIIGA, producing MVVYLDLIFLMNLLIDASLLLMTAWIRRQRVRAWRITASAAVGAAYVLMMFLPELSFLFTFLVKFLFSVVMLWIAFGYASLQNYLRNMGAFYMVNFAAAGGILGIHYLLQNSGEVWSGIWYSASGGLGFSLEVGSIFTIIVFFIVVLWFKAVVSSRRAVERVESCLAEVQVRIDETTVRCMGLVDTGNQLKDPLTRWPVMVMEASLWDQMLPESFLSRLAAEQADNLIMEWSDEDSFPWRDRLRLVPYRGINKGSQFMIALKPDEVSVVQEGRTVTTGRVLIGLDGGRLSMESAYRAIIHPVLLEGMAGREEEYLVSTSGS from the coding sequence GTGGTCGTTTATCTCGATCTCATATTTCTTATGAACCTGCTGATCGATGCGAGCTTGCTGCTGATGACGGCCTGGATCAGGAGGCAGCGGGTGAGGGCATGGCGGATCACGGCCTCGGCGGCTGTGGGAGCTGCTTATGTCCTGATGATGTTTCTTCCGGAGCTATCTTTTCTATTTACCTTCCTGGTAAAGTTTTTATTCTCCGTCGTCATGCTATGGATCGCGTTCGGTTATGCTAGTCTGCAAAACTACTTGCGGAATATGGGGGCCTTCTACATGGTGAATTTTGCAGCGGCCGGCGGCATTTTGGGCATTCATTATCTGCTGCAGAATTCTGGGGAAGTGTGGAGTGGAATTTGGTATTCTGCTTCCGGGGGGCTTGGCTTTTCGCTCGAAGTAGGTTCAATATTTACGATCATTGTCTTTTTTATAGTTGTTCTATGGTTTAAGGCGGTTGTCTCCTCAAGGCGTGCAGTGGAGCGCGTAGAAAGCTGCTTGGCTGAAGTACAAGTACGCATCGATGAGACGACGGTACGGTGCATGGGGCTTGTCGATACGGGCAATCAACTGAAGGATCCGTTGACGAGATGGCCCGTCATGGTCATGGAAGCCTCGTTATGGGACCAGATGCTGCCGGAATCTTTTTTAAGCCGGCTAGCTGCGGAGCAAGCGGACAACCTCATCATGGAGTGGAGCGACGAGGATTCGTTTCCATGGAGGGACCGTTTGCGGCTAGTTCCTTACCGGGGAATTAATAAAGGCTCTCAGTTTATGATCGCGCTGAAGCCGGATGAAGTGTCGGTTGTTCAGGAAGGGCGGACGGTGACGACGGGCCGGGTACTAATTGGATTGGACGGGGGGCGGTTGTCCATGGAATCTGCCTACCGCGCGATCATTCATCCGGTGCTGCTCGAAGGGATGGCGGGGCGGGAAGAGGAGTATCTTGTCAGTACATCAGGATCGTGA
- the ftsZ gene encoding cell division protein FtsZ translates to MLEFDFEMESLAQIKVIGVGGGGSNAVNRMIENGVQGVEFITVNTDAQALHLAKSEHKLQIGDKLTRGLGAGANPEVGKKAAEESRELIANTLKGADMVFVTAGMGGGTGTGAAPVIAEIAKECGALTVGVVTRPFTFEGRKRSSHAEHGIEALKEKVDTLIVIPNDRLLEIVDKKTPMLEAFREADNVLRQAVQGISDLIAVPGLINLDFADVKTIMTERGSALMGIGEATGENRAAEAARKAIMSPLLETSIEGARGVIMNITGGSNLSLYEVNEAAEIVISASDPEVNMIFGAIIDESLKEEIKVTVIATGFEHKSSAVPVRKPGADTAETQDSRAASSLRPFGNQPSGDQLDIPTFLRNRSRHNND, encoded by the coding sequence ATGTTGGAATTTGATTTTGAAATGGAGAGTTTGGCTCAAATAAAAGTCATTGGTGTTGGCGGTGGCGGTAGCAATGCTGTGAACAGAATGATCGAGAACGGGGTGCAGGGAGTCGAATTCATTACGGTGAATACGGATGCTCAAGCCCTTCATCTAGCCAAGTCCGAGCATAAGCTGCAAATCGGGGATAAGCTGACCCGCGGACTTGGAGCGGGCGCGAACCCTGAGGTGGGCAAGAAAGCGGCAGAAGAGTCCCGCGAGTTGATTGCCAACACACTGAAGGGTGCGGACATGGTGTTTGTAACAGCCGGTATGGGCGGCGGAACGGGGACGGGAGCCGCTCCGGTCATTGCGGAAATCGCCAAAGAGTGCGGCGCGTTGACTGTAGGCGTAGTGACCCGGCCGTTTACCTTCGAGGGACGCAAGCGTTCTTCGCATGCCGAGCATGGCATCGAAGCATTAAAGGAGAAGGTAGATACCCTTATCGTTATTCCTAATGATCGTCTTCTTGAGATCGTAGATAAGAAAACGCCGATGCTGGAAGCGTTCCGCGAGGCGGATAATGTGCTGCGTCAAGCGGTACAGGGCATTTCTGACCTAATTGCCGTACCGGGTCTGATCAACCTTGACTTTGCCGACGTGAAGACGATTATGACTGAACGCGGATCCGCCCTGATGGGGATTGGTGAAGCTACGGGCGAGAATCGTGCGGCAGAAGCTGCTCGCAAAGCGATCATGAGTCCGTTGCTCGAGACTTCGATTGAAGGCGCTCGAGGCGTAATTATGAATATTACAGGTGGATCGAACCTGTCCCTATACGAGGTTAATGAGGCAGCTGAGATCGTCATCTCTGCTTCTGATCCGGAAGTTAATATGATCTTCGGTGCAATTATTGATGAGAGTTTGAAGGAAGAGATCAAGGTAACGGTCATTGCGACCGGATTCGAGCATAAGTCTTCGGCAGTGCCAGTCCGCAAGCCGGGTGCAGACACAGCCGAAACGCAAGATAGCCGTGCGGCATCCTCGTTGAGACCTTTTGGAAACCAGCCAAGCGGTGATCAACTGGACATCCCAACCTTCCTCCGCAACCGTTCCCGTCACAATAACGATTAA